In the genome of Candidatus Reidiella endopervernicosa, one region contains:
- a CDS encoding NDP-hexose 2,3-dehydratase family protein has product MTNLTRRINFSDCDNWQLDRGVIRHDTGRFFSIACIQDGNEEHVMIDQPEIGLLGYLLKEESGELYWLVQHKEEPGNAPISQLSPTVQATRSNYEQVHKGKSTPFLEYFTGKDKLAAVSASEQGSKFLNKFNRNEKVLLSEQELSEHSYRSSNHEWLSTSQIKAALRESYSINTDARSVIATSCWDLLFKDRAQPFSNPLLPSSLNHALARSYQTVDSNRIEKAFNLLKTFNSTHRSSYSPKGLEAMEHHTLSELGIETEQGESVVNYFDVQIPSREVTHWQQPLLMRNEIEECLLYIALIDGTAMVSITAYPEPGFNNRVEFGPSMQSGKGGHKYTPNELSLALLNADLICSLEQTDEGGRFYQNRCRYGIAVGEAQTVLLKHENSCWVTLGELEKMTGTGGVLTNELRTNLSLLLAYS; this is encoded by the coding sequence ATGACCAACTTAACCCGACGTATTAATTTTTCTGATTGTGATAATTGGCAACTAGACCGAGGTGTCATTAGACACGACACCGGTAGATTTTTCTCCATAGCCTGCATTCAAGACGGCAATGAAGAGCACGTCATGATTGATCAACCCGAAATAGGTTTACTCGGCTACCTTCTAAAAGAGGAGAGCGGCGAACTGTATTGGTTGGTTCAACACAAGGAGGAGCCAGGCAACGCTCCAATTTCTCAACTATCGCCAACTGTCCAGGCGACTCGCTCCAATTATGAACAGGTTCATAAAGGAAAGTCGACTCCCTTTCTCGAATATTTTACTGGCAAAGATAAGTTAGCAGCCGTTTCCGCATCTGAACAAGGCTCTAAGTTCCTCAACAAGTTCAATCGTAACGAAAAGGTACTGCTCTCAGAACAGGAGCTCTCAGAGCACAGCTATCGGTCGTCCAATCATGAATGGCTATCAACGAGCCAGATTAAAGCGGCTCTCCGTGAGAGTTACTCAATTAATACAGATGCGCGATCTGTCATTGCAACTAGCTGTTGGGATCTACTCTTTAAAGATCGTGCACAGCCGTTTAGTAATCCACTACTCCCCTCATCGCTTAACCACGCTCTCGCTCGCTCTTACCAGACAGTAGACAGCAACCGAATCGAGAAGGCATTCAACCTACTCAAGACCTTTAATAGCACCCACAGATCCAGTTACTCACCTAAGGGGCTTGAAGCGATGGAGCATCACACTCTTTCAGAATTGGGCATTGAGACAGAGCAAGGAGAGTCTGTCGTTAACTATTTCGATGTGCAGATCCCTAGCCGCGAGGTCACCCATTGGCAACAACCACTACTAATGCGCAACGAAATTGAAGAGTGCCTGCTCTACATCGCATTAATCGATGGCACCGCCATGGTCTCCATCACCGCATATCCGGAACCTGGTTTTAATAACAGGGTAGAGTTTGGCCCCTCAATGCAGTCTGGTAAGGGGGGGCATAAATACACACCTAACGAGCTCAGTTTAGCTCTATTGAATGCAGACTTGATATGTTCTCTGGAACAGACCGATGAGGGGGGACGCTTCTACCAGAACAGATGTCGATATGGCATTGCCGTAGGAGAAGCACAGACTGTTCTCCTGAAACATGAGAACAGCTGCTGGGTCACACTCGGGGAACTCGAGAAGATGACCGGCACGGGTGGTGTACTGACCAATGAACTCAGAACTAATCTGTCGCTACTACTTGCCTATAGCTAA
- a CDS encoding ATP-grasp fold amidoligase family protein yields MSRHSPKFSFKNIRLRLKALLIPDSLYLKHQYKKTFSKVAQLNPPETINEFILQRKLYDRNPRYTECSDKYRVRSWVEKVAGEDCLVPLLAVSDDVDEINYASLPEPFVIKVNHGCGQNMIVREKSEVDWLSAKRQLKGWMRNSHYLNTREWQYKNIQPMVVVEALLSEGGELPKDYKLHCFNGVVRYIAVVHDREHKASVSFYDPQWNYLFIEWGRYEMGPKEKRPETLDEMVGLAQKLSQEFDYVRVDLYSVAGQVYFGELTFTPLNGLSKFNPEKYDRIFAQALESSGSSV; encoded by the coding sequence ATGTCGCGTCACTCCCCAAAATTCTCATTCAAAAATATAAGGTTAAGGCTAAAGGCCTTACTTATCCCAGATAGTCTCTATCTGAAACATCAGTATAAAAAGACCTTCAGCAAAGTGGCGCAATTAAACCCGCCTGAAACTATCAATGAGTTTATCTTGCAGAGGAAACTCTACGATAGAAATCCCCGCTATACAGAGTGCTCCGATAAGTATCGGGTTAGAAGCTGGGTTGAAAAAGTCGCCGGAGAGGATTGTTTGGTACCGCTGCTAGCAGTGTCCGACGATGTTGATGAGATCAATTATGCGTCGTTGCCGGAACCATTTGTGATTAAAGTTAATCACGGCTGTGGCCAGAATATGATCGTGCGCGAAAAATCGGAAGTTGATTGGTTGTCAGCCAAACGACAATTAAAGGGTTGGATGCGTAATAGTCACTATCTCAATACCCGTGAGTGGCAGTATAAAAACATTCAACCGATGGTCGTGGTTGAGGCCCTTTTGAGTGAGGGTGGAGAGCTACCCAAAGACTATAAATTACACTGTTTTAATGGTGTTGTTCGATACATCGCGGTTGTGCACGATCGTGAACACAAGGCGTCAGTTTCGTTCTATGACCCGCAGTGGAACTATCTTTTCATTGAATGGGGTCGCTATGAGATGGGTCCGAAAGAGAAGAGACCGGAGACTCTGGATGAGATGGTTGGTCTGGCGCAAAAGCTTTCACAAGAGTTCGACTATGTGAGAGTCGATCTCTATAGCGTTGCTGGCCAGGTCTATTTCGGAGAGTTAACCTTCACACCGCTAAATGGATTGAGCAAATTCAATCCTGAAAAATATGATCGGATTTTCGCTCAGGCATTGGAAAGTAGCGGAAGCTCTGTTTGA
- a CDS encoding ABC transporter substrate-binding protein — MKSIGFTARSLVALLSLLIVTPLTAADSVRLQLKWTHQFQFAGYYAAEALGYYRDANLEVEIIEGSPDINTAEVVLKGDAEYGVGSSSLLLLREAGKPLVVLGVLFQHSPYVLISRRDSALQSLHDLVNKRLMIEPLADELIAYLKIEGLDRGLADIREGEHNLESFIAGEVDAISAYVTSEPYALRQRGVDINIYSPRSAGIDFYGDNFFTTDDELLNHPDRAARFRNASLKGWRYAMDHPEEIIDLILNEYSSTRSREELVYEMESMQKLIHPELIELGYMLDGRWQHIAETYATLGMLGGEVDLDGFLYRENGGQDYQLAYRVAAVAFSVLLVTIILSLRFSSLNKKLLRLLHVKSKFANIGESVNHISHQWKQPLNDLGLQVMLLEQTLFNEPISEDSKKIVRRATAKSHDLLEFMAGTVDVFSGLMKMGGESIDFYPDSIVRKALSFVSDAFELDGIVITSSFDDGVQLNGNPAEFAHAVLVILNNARDVFIERGTDSPRIAVRSRMTANGHYRLVISDNGGGITVKPVERVFDLGVSDKKNDESGVGLYIAKKLIEEGFGGKVIASNSQDQDGALFSVTIPGHVQSV, encoded by the coding sequence GTGAAATCTATCGGCTTCACAGCTCGTTCACTCGTAGCACTGCTCTCTTTACTGATAGTCACCCCTCTAACAGCTGCTGACAGTGTCAGGCTTCAGCTCAAGTGGACACACCAGTTTCAATTCGCCGGTTATTACGCGGCCGAGGCGCTCGGCTACTACCGTGATGCCAATCTGGAGGTCGAAATTATAGAGGGGAGTCCCGATATAAATACGGCCGAGGTGGTCCTCAAGGGGGATGCCGAATATGGAGTTGGGAGCAGCAGTCTGCTTCTGCTGCGTGAAGCGGGGAAACCGCTTGTGGTGCTCGGGGTTCTCTTTCAACACTCCCCATATGTGCTTATCTCACGGCGTGATAGCGCTTTGCAGAGCCTTCACGATCTGGTCAATAAACGTTTAATGATCGAACCTCTGGCCGATGAATTGATCGCCTATCTTAAAATTGAAGGCCTTGATCGAGGTCTGGCAGACATTCGAGAAGGTGAACACAATCTCGAAAGTTTTATTGCCGGTGAGGTTGATGCCATCTCCGCCTATGTCACTAGCGAACCCTATGCGCTCAGACAAAGAGGGGTGGATATTAATATCTATTCACCTCGTTCTGCCGGTATCGACTTTTATGGCGATAACTTTTTCACTACCGATGATGAGTTGTTGAACCATCCAGATCGCGCTGCGCGTTTTCGTAACGCCAGCCTCAAGGGATGGCGTTACGCAATGGACCACCCAGAAGAGATTATTGATCTGATTCTGAATGAGTACTCAAGCACGAGGAGCAGGGAGGAGCTGGTCTACGAGATGGAGTCGATGCAGAAACTCATCCACCCCGAGCTGATTGAACTCGGTTATATGCTGGATGGTCGCTGGCAACATATTGCTGAAACCTATGCCACGCTTGGAATGTTGGGTGGTGAAGTGGATCTGGATGGTTTTCTCTACAGAGAAAATGGCGGCCAGGATTATCAGCTCGCCTACAGGGTGGCGGCGGTCGCTTTCTCGGTTCTTCTGGTGACCATTATATTGAGTCTGAGATTTTCATCACTCAATAAAAAACTACTACGACTGCTTCACGTAAAGTCGAAATTTGCCAATATCGGTGAATCGGTCAATCACATCTCACACCAGTGGAAACAGCCGCTTAATGATCTGGGGCTGCAGGTAATGCTGCTTGAGCAGACGTTGTTCAATGAACCTATCTCTGAAGATAGTAAAAAAATCGTGAGAAGGGCGACAGCGAAGAGCCACGATCTCCTCGAGTTTATGGCCGGTACGGTCGATGTGTTTAGCGGTTTGATGAAAATGGGTGGAGAGAGCATCGACTTCTATCCAGATTCTATCGTGCGCAAGGCGCTGAGTTTCGTAAGTGATGCCTTCGAACTCGACGGCATTGTGATTACGTCAAGTTTTGATGATGGTGTGCAGCTTAACGGCAATCCTGCTGAGTTTGCCCATGCCGTGCTGGTGATTCTCAATAATGCCCGCGACGTATTTATCGAACGCGGCACCGACTCTCCACGGATCGCTGTGAGATCACGAATGACGGCCAATGGTCACTATCGGCTCGTGATCTCCGATAACGGTGGTGGTATTACCGTTAAACCTGTCGAACGGGTCTTCGATCTGGGGGTGAGTGACAAGAAGAATGATGAGTCTGGTGTGGGACTATATATCGCTAAAAAGCTTATTGAAGAGGGTTTTGGTGGAAAGGTAATAGCCAGCAATAGTCAGGATCAGGATGGTGCGCTCTTCAGTGTCACTATTCCTGGACATGTTCAGTCGGTCTAG
- a CDS encoding response regulator transcription factor — protein MNENIILKHLNLLLVDDNRHIHAELNALFSTIFKSISLAYDAESALEMFATDSFDVVITDIEMPGIDGLSLIEKIRARNCEIPVIVLSAYTDKEYLFRAANLQIDGYITKPLSFKKLEPVLKRVAARLERLIKEIAISDEITYQPLFKLLFVDGEEVSLGGKECQLLELLLSNTHRVIGKPEISKTIWPNELVTESALKNLLGELRKKLKYSVICNHPGRGWVLMTKSA, from the coding sequence ATGAACGAAAACATAATTCTTAAACATCTCAATCTGCTGCTGGTAGATGACAATCGCCACATCCATGCAGAGCTGAACGCGCTCTTCTCCACCATCTTTAAATCGATCTCACTCGCCTACGATGCCGAATCGGCATTGGAGATGTTTGCTACTGATTCATTCGATGTCGTCATTACTGATATTGAGATGCCCGGTATTGATGGTCTGTCATTGATTGAGAAAATCCGCGCCAGAAATTGTGAGATTCCGGTCATCGTGCTCAGTGCCTATACCGATAAAGAGTATCTGTTTCGGGCGGCCAATCTACAGATTGATGGCTATATCACTAAGCCCCTCAGTTTTAAGAAGCTTGAGCCGGTATTAAAACGCGTTGCCGCCCGTTTGGAGCGACTCATAAAAGAGATCGCAATCTCCGATGAGATCACCTACCAACCACTTTTCAAACTGCTCTTCGTCGATGGCGAAGAGGTTAGCCTCGGTGGTAAAGAGTGCCAGCTGCTTGAGCTGTTGTTGTCCAATACCCATCGAGTTATAGGCAAGCCGGAGATCAGTAAAACTATCTGGCCGAATGAGCTGGTGACCGAGTCTGCATTGAAGAACCTGCTCGGTGAGTTGAGGAAGAAGCTGAAGTACAGTGTCATCTGTAACCATCCAGGTCGAGGCTGGGTGTTGATGACCAAGTCGGCGTGA